A window of Streptomyces sp. SAI-127 contains these coding sequences:
- a CDS encoding FAD binding domain-containing protein, which yields MTTHTPQAAQAVTLPTTLDEAVAALTAMPAAVPVAGGTDLMAAVNSGQLRPAALVGLGRISEIRGWQYQDGHALLGAGLTHARMGRPDFAALIPALAAAARAAGPPQIRNAGTLGGNIASAAPTGDALPVLAALEATLIIAGPDGARREMPVSHLLAGMEMLRAGELIGYVRVPLLHAPQVFLKVTGRTGPGRAMASVALVLDPARRGVRCAVGAIAPMPLRPLDAEQWVARLIDWDNNRAIVPEALEAFGEYVSAACIPDPAPAADGSVPQHPPAVLHLRRTVAALARRALGRALS from the coding sequence TTGACCACGCACACACCGCAGGCGGCGCAGGCCGTCACGCTGCCCACGACGCTGGACGAGGCCGTGGCGGCCCTCACCGCCATGCCCGCCGCCGTGCCCGTCGCCGGCGGCACCGACCTGATGGCCGCCGTCAACTCCGGACAGCTCAGGCCCGCCGCCCTCGTCGGCCTCGGCCGCATCAGCGAGATCCGCGGCTGGCAGTACCAGGACGGCCACGCGCTCCTCGGCGCCGGACTCACACACGCGCGTATGGGCCGCCCCGACTTCGCCGCCCTCATCCCCGCGCTCGCGGCCGCCGCCCGCGCCGCCGGCCCGCCGCAGATCCGCAACGCGGGCACCCTGGGCGGCAACATCGCCTCTGCGGCACCCACGGGCGACGCGCTGCCCGTCCTCGCCGCCCTCGAAGCCACGCTGATCATCGCGGGCCCGGACGGAGCCCGCCGGGAGATGCCGGTCTCGCACCTGCTGGCCGGCATGGAGATGCTGCGCGCGGGCGAACTCATCGGCTACGTGCGCGTGCCGCTGCTGCACGCCCCGCAGGTCTTCCTCAAGGTCACCGGCCGCACCGGCCCGGGCCGCGCGATGGCCTCCGTCGCGCTGGTCCTCGACCCGGCCCGGCGCGGGGTCAGGTGCGCCGTCGGTGCCATAGCGCCGATGCCGCTGCGGCCCCTGGACGCCGAGCAGTGGGTCGCCCGGCTCATCGACTGGGACAACAACCGCGCGATCGTCCCGGAGGCCCTGGAGGCCTTCGGCGAGTACGTCTCCGCGGCCTGCATCCCCGACCCGGCACCGGCCGCGGACGGCTCCGTGCCGCAGCATCCGCCCGCAGTACTGCATCTGCGGCGCACTGTCGCCGCGCTGGCCCGACGAGCACTGGGGAGGGCACTTTCGTGA
- a CDS encoding 2Fe-2S iron-sulfur cluster-binding protein, producing MTDDQHGEGTPRAAGRWDPLPQGDYDDGATAFVKLPEGGIDALLASADSPLAAPGHGYVPPQITAAPGDGTDPAATGNWSVPTEGAQWPDPSTLPQGQTGQFTYNPATTQQWNVEDTAAAPAPGHDVTGQWSIPVAGGDLPDESGEFTTSSLVEQWGGTPPATLPGGAAAPWATQPAQPWGDQPQGDPGAGPEHGGGFGNGHGGAVGDGHPGPVGDGHAHVPAGDGPAGEVDERHGGPAGDAHAVTTDDTHLPSAAHPGSHAVADAPHRPEPDEASREAAQDSAQPHADSNGHGISPAEPHHPAEPYGDSPSAIASRLSPGPGEASAPSRVSEGAEEAVEAADGPAEPGAEHAPADGIDEPGPEAAEEHASDSDENPDDQAPAPPGEEHPLASYVLRVNGVDRPVTDAWIGESLLYVLRERLGLAGAKDGCSQGECGACNVQVDGRLVASCLVPAVTAAGSEVRTVEGLAEDGRPSDVQRALARCGAVQCGFCVPGMAMTVHDLLEGNPAPTELETRQALCGNLCRCSGYRGVVDAVKEVVAEREAHATGDGETDGDEARIPHQAGPGGGSVHPSAFDSPGFPGTAGPHEQAYGHGQDGGQA from the coding sequence GTGACCGACGACCAGCACGGAGAGGGCACGCCCCGGGCCGCCGGCCGCTGGGACCCGCTGCCCCAGGGTGACTACGACGACGGCGCGACCGCCTTCGTGAAGCTCCCCGAAGGGGGCATCGACGCCCTCCTGGCCTCCGCCGACAGCCCGCTCGCCGCGCCCGGTCACGGCTATGTGCCGCCGCAGATAACGGCCGCGCCGGGAGACGGGACCGACCCGGCGGCCACGGGCAACTGGTCCGTGCCGACCGAGGGCGCGCAGTGGCCCGACCCGAGCACCCTGCCGCAGGGCCAGACCGGGCAGTTCACGTACAACCCCGCGACCACCCAGCAGTGGAACGTCGAGGACACCGCGGCCGCGCCCGCGCCGGGCCACGACGTCACCGGACAATGGTCGATCCCCGTCGCCGGCGGCGACCTCCCGGACGAATCGGGCGAGTTCACCACGTCGTCCCTGGTCGAGCAGTGGGGCGGCACCCCTCCGGCGACCCTGCCGGGCGGCGCGGCCGCGCCCTGGGCGACGCAGCCGGCGCAGCCGTGGGGGGACCAGCCCCAGGGCGACCCGGGAGCGGGACCCGAGCACGGTGGCGGTTTCGGCAACGGACACGGTGGGGCGGTGGGCGACGGTCACCCCGGTCCGGTGGGCGACGGCCACGCGCACGTGCCCGCCGGTGACGGGCCGGCCGGTGAGGTCGACGAGCGGCACGGTGGCCCGGCCGGTGACGCGCACGCCGTCACGACGGACGACACGCACCTGCCGTCCGCCGCACACCCCGGAAGTCACGCGGTCGCCGACGCGCCGCATCGCCCCGAGCCGGACGAGGCGTCCCGCGAGGCCGCCCAGGACTCCGCACAGCCGCACGCCGACAGCAACGGCCACGGCATCTCTCCCGCCGAGCCCCACCACCCCGCCGAGCCCTACGGGGACAGCCCCTCCGCAATCGCCTCACGGCTCTCTCCCGGTCCCGGAGAGGCATCGGCGCCCTCAAGGGTCTCCGAAGGCGCCGAAGAGGCCGTGGAAGCCGCTGACGGCCCCGCCGAGCCCGGTGCGGAGCACGCCCCGGCGGACGGCATCGACGAACCGGGGCCGGAGGCCGCGGAGGAGCACGCGAGCGACTCCGACGAGAACCCCGACGACCAGGCCCCCGCGCCCCCCGGCGAGGAACACCCCCTCGCTTCCTACGTCCTGCGCGTCAACGGCGTCGACCGCCCCGTCACCGACGCCTGGATCGGCGAGTCGCTGCTCTACGTGCTGCGCGAGCGGCTCGGACTCGCCGGCGCCAAGGACGGCTGCTCGCAGGGCGAGTGCGGGGCCTGCAACGTCCAGGTCGACGGGCGGCTCGTCGCCTCCTGCCTGGTGCCCGCCGTGACCGCCGCCGGCAGCGAGGTCCGTACCGTCGAGGGTCTCGCCGAGGACGGCCGGCCCTCCGACGTGCAGCGGGCGCTCGCCCGGTGCGGCGCCGTGCAGTGCGGGTTCTGTGTACCCGGCATGGCGATGACCGTGCACGACCTGCTCGAGGGCAACCCCGCACCCACCGAGCTGGAGACCCGCCAGGCGCTGTGCGGCAACCTCTGCCGCTGCTCCGGCTACCGGGGCGTCGTCGACGCCGTCAAGGAGGTCGTCGCCGAGCGCGAGGCACATGCGACGGGCGACGGTGAGACGGACGGCGACGAGGCACGTATCCCGCATCAGGCGGGCCCCGGGGGCGGAAGCGTCCACCCGTCGGCGTTCGACTCCCCGGGGTTCCCGGGCACCGCCGGACCGCATGAGCAGGCATACGGACACGGACAGGACGGAGGCCAGGCGTGA
- a CDS encoding molybdopterin cofactor-binding domain-containing protein, with product MSNEAATATTAAEAAPAPEPIPHGIGVSLPPADARAKTEGTFPYAADLWAEGLLWAAVLRSPHAHARIVSIDTSHAREMPGVRAVVTHEDVPGSPVHGRGKADRPVFASEVVRHHGEPIAAVAADHPDTARMAAAAVIVEYEVLDPVTDPEQAFEAEPLHPDGNLVRHIPLQHGDPSATGEIVVEGQYRIGRQDPAPIGAEAGLAVPRPDGGVELYLASTDPHADRDTAAACYGLEPERVKVVVTGVPGATADREDQGFQLPLGLLALKTGCPVKLTATREESFLGHVHRHPTLLRYRHHADAEGKLVKVEAQILLDAGAYADTSSEALAAAVGFACGPYVVPNAFIEGWAVRTNNPPSGHVRGEGAMQVCAAYEAQMDKLAKKLGVDPAELRLRNALATGDILPTGQTVTCPAPVAELLQAVRDFPLPALPKDTPEDEWLLPGGPEGAGEPGAIRRGVGYGLGMVHMLGAEGADEVSTATVRVQDGVATVLCAAVETGQGFTTLARQIVQETLGIDEVHVAPVDTDQPPAGPGCRGRHTWVSGGAVERAAKMVRTQLLQPLAHKFGMSTELLQITDGKITSYDGVLSTTVTEAMDGKELWATAQCRPHPTEPLNEAGQGDAFVGMAFCAIRAVVDVDIELGSVRVVELALAQDVGRILNPAQLEARIEAGVTQGVGIALTENLRSARGLIRHPDLTGYALPTALDAPEIRIVKLVEERDVVAPFGAKAASAVPVVTSPAAVASAVRAATGRPVNRLPIRPQAAVVTDR from the coding sequence GTGAGCAACGAAGCCGCCACCGCGACCACCGCCGCGGAGGCAGCACCGGCCCCCGAGCCGATTCCGCACGGCATCGGCGTCTCTCTGCCGCCCGCCGACGCCCGCGCGAAGACCGAGGGCACCTTCCCGTACGCGGCCGACCTGTGGGCCGAGGGCCTGCTGTGGGCGGCCGTCCTGCGCTCCCCGCACGCGCACGCGCGCATCGTGTCCATCGACACCTCCCACGCGCGTGAGATGCCCGGAGTCCGCGCGGTTGTCACCCACGAGGACGTGCCCGGCAGCCCGGTGCACGGCCGCGGCAAGGCCGACCGTCCGGTCTTCGCCTCCGAGGTCGTACGCCATCACGGCGAGCCCATCGCGGCCGTCGCCGCCGACCACCCCGACACCGCGCGCATGGCCGCGGCCGCCGTCATCGTCGAGTACGAGGTCCTCGACCCGGTCACCGACCCGGAGCAGGCCTTCGAGGCCGAGCCCCTGCACCCCGACGGCAACCTGGTCCGGCACATCCCGCTGCAGCACGGCGACCCTTCCGCGACCGGTGAGATCGTCGTCGAGGGCCAGTACCGCATCGGCCGCCAGGACCCCGCCCCCATCGGAGCCGAGGCCGGCCTCGCCGTGCCCCGCCCCGACGGCGGTGTCGAGCTCTACCTGGCCTCCACCGACCCGCACGCCGACCGCGACACGGCCGCCGCCTGCTACGGACTCGAGCCCGAGCGCGTCAAGGTCGTCGTCACCGGCGTCCCCGGCGCCACCGCCGACCGCGAGGACCAGGGCTTCCAGCTCCCGCTCGGCCTGCTCGCACTCAAAACCGGCTGCCCGGTCAAGCTGACGGCCACGCGCGAGGAGTCCTTCCTCGGCCATGTGCACCGGCACCCCACCCTGCTGAGATACCGCCACCACGCCGACGCCGAGGGCAAGCTGGTCAAGGTCGAGGCGCAGATCCTGCTCGACGCGGGTGCCTACGCCGACACCTCCTCGGAGGCCCTGGCCGCCGCCGTGGGCTTCGCCTGCGGGCCGTACGTCGTCCCGAACGCCTTCATCGAGGGCTGGGCCGTCCGCACCAACAACCCGCCCTCCGGCCATGTCCGCGGCGAGGGCGCGATGCAGGTGTGCGCCGCCTACGAGGCACAGATGGACAAGCTGGCCAAGAAGCTGGGCGTCGACCCGGCCGAACTGCGTCTGCGCAACGCCCTCGCCACCGGTGACATACTCCCGACCGGCCAGACGGTCACCTGCCCCGCTCCGGTCGCCGAACTGCTCCAGGCGGTACGGGACTTCCCGCTGCCCGCCCTCCCCAAGGACACCCCCGAGGACGAGTGGCTGCTGCCCGGCGGCCCCGAGGGCGCGGGCGAACCGGGCGCGATCCGCAGGGGCGTCGGCTACGGCCTCGGCATGGTGCACATGCTCGGCGCGGAGGGCGCGGACGAGGTCTCCACGGCGACCGTACGGGTCCAGGACGGCGTCGCCACGGTGCTCTGCGCGGCCGTCGAGACCGGCCAGGGATTCACCACCCTGGCCCGCCAGATCGTCCAGGAGACCCTCGGCATCGACGAGGTGCACGTCGCCCCGGTCGACACGGACCAGCCCCCGGCGGGCCCCGGCTGCCGCGGCCGTCACACCTGGGTCTCGGGCGGCGCGGTGGAGCGCGCGGCCAAGATGGTCCGCACCCAGCTGCTCCAGCCCCTGGCGCACAAGTTCGGCATGTCCACCGAACTGCTCCAGATCACCGACGGCAAGATCACCTCGTACGACGGAGTCCTGTCGACGACCGTCACCGAGGCCATGGACGGCAAGGAACTATGGGCCACCGCCCAGTGCCGGCCGCACCCGACGGAACCCCTCAACGAGGCCGGCCAGGGCGACGCCTTCGTCGGCATGGCGTTCTGCGCGATCCGCGCGGTGGTCGACGTCGACATCGAACTCGGCTCCGTCCGCGTGGTCGAGCTGGCGCTCGCCCAGGACGTCGGCCGGATCCTCAACCCCGCGCAGCTGGAGGCCCGTATCGAAGCGGGCGTCACCCAGGGCGTCGGGATAGCGCTCACGGAGAACCTGCGCAGCGCGCGCGGGCTGATCCGCCACCCTGACCTCACCGGGTACGCGCTGCCGACGGCCCTGGACGCGCCGGAGATCCGGATCGTCAAGCTCGTCGAGGAGCGGGACGTCGTCGCGCCGTTCGGGGCGAAGGCGGCCAGCGCGGTGCCGGT